The region CGAAAAGGCGGTTGTCGTGAATCAGGCAGGCAAGCATCTCGATAGCGACTTGCCCGGGTAGGTTTCGCCAGTTTATCGCGTTGAGATGATGATGTCACGTGGAATCTTTTGGTGCTTCAAAACTCTTTTCAAGTGGAATTGCCCCGTCTGACGGGATATCCTGGGCGAGAACGCCCGCCTGACTGTTGCGAATGGATTTCTTTTTATGCCAATGAATGTTCCGCTCTCACGCCGCCATTTTCTTGCTGGAACGATAGGCTCGCTTTTGGCGAGTTGTCACTTATCCGCCGCCCAGCCGAGCGATTTGTTGAAGCAAATCGAAACGCAAACGCTTTGGCGAAATCGAGATGGCAAATCGACGACGTGGTTTCATCCTCGAGCTTGTTTAGTGCCTGGCCCGGACGAGAAGCCATCAGTATTGATGACGATGCAAGAGATTGCCGGCTCTGACTATTTTGGTCCTGTCCACTGGACGATGACCGACGACAAAGGAGAAACGTGGACTAAGCCGAAGTTGATACCAGGTTTCGACCGCAAACCGGTTGCGGGGCATGAAGGCTTGATGGCTGGCGTATGCGATGTCGTTCCGCAGTATCATCCGCAAACCGATACGACCCTTGCCCTGGGGCATTGTGTTTACTACCGGGGGCCACGGTTTTCGCACAACGACCAGTTATCACTCTTTCCGACTTATTGTGTAAGGAAGAGCGATGGCACTTGGAGCGATCGAAAGAAGCTGGCATGGAACGATCCACGCGGGGCGTTTATCTATACGAATAACTGTGGACAGCGTGTTGTCTTGCCGGACGGTGATATCCTGTTGGCGTTTACGTTTGGACCGAAGGCAAGTCATCGGATGGTAGCTGGCGTGCGATGTGGTTTTGATGGAGAAACGCTGGAAGTCAAAGAGGTGGGACCAGCGATCGAGAATCGCGTTAAGCGAGGACTCTTGGAGCCCTCGGTAACTCAGTTTCAAGATAAGTACTTCCTGACCATTCGAGCGGAAGACGATCGCGGTTATGTTGCGGTAAGCGACAATGGGCTTCATTGGGAAGCCAAACAGCCATGGTGTTGGGATAATGGTAAACCGCTAACCATGTCAACAACCCAGCAGCATTGGTTGACCCACAGTGACGGACTTTACTTGGTGTATACGCGGAAAGCGGAAGAGAATCAGAACGTCATGCGTTGGCGGTCGCCACTATACATTTGCCAGGTCGATCCAGAAAAACGTGTCCTGCTTCGCGAGACGGAACGCATCGCGTTGCCTCTTGTCGGAGATGGTGTGCGAAACCCGGATGATGTCGCGTTAATGGGGAACTTCCATACCGTTCACGTTTCGCCGCACGAATCGTGGGTCACGGTTGGTGAATGGTTGCCCAAACGAAACGCGAAAGGAAATACCTTGTTGGCGAAAATACTTTGGGCTCGTCCAAATAACCGCTGGATGGCGTAGTTGCTTCGCGACCGAATGTTGTGCCGAAACATGAGACGCGTGTTCGCCGTATTCGCTATTTCTGGTAGTCTCGCAGCCAAGGCTTTGAATTTCTTCCGTACCAAGGCAGTCGTATGGGACGCAGTGCCACAGGCGTTTTAACACGGCCAGGCATATTAACTCAGATGTTGCTCGATCTGGATCTGCAGCGGTCGGAACTGGCTGAGCTGCTGCAGGTAAGCGTGCGGACGATCCACAATATTGAGTATGGCCGTAAGCCGGTCAATCGTGAGGTGCTTGATCGCCTGGCAGTTATCGTCAGCCAGCATTGGTCGCAGAAGTATGGAAGTGATCAGCCGAAGGTACTGACAGCCGACAGCTTTATCACAGAACCTGATTCGGTCGCGGCGGCGCTGCTGCAATATCTGGGCGTGAGGGAATCAGACGTCTTACTGGTCGGTGAAAACGTTGCCGCTTCCACTGTATCTCAACCGAGTACGTCTGGAGGTAAGTCGCCGGTCGATTTTGGGGAAGTGCTTTCTCGAATGCATCAAGGTTTCGAGTTAAGCGAGATGAAAGAGGTGCAGCTGCTGCGCGATCCCAACGAACAAGTGGTGATCGTTAGCTCCGTCATGACGGCCATTCATCCACGCAATCGCCGCGAGCTCGACTTCAAGGCGTTTCTCGAAATACGGATGGATGGAAATCAGATTATTTCGCTCGAGTCGGTTTACGATACGCAGCTTCTGGCCACTTTTATGCGAACGGGTCAAATTCCAAGAAGTTCGAGACGTTCCGTCTGAAACAGGCCTTGTTTAGATTCAGTTCCGATTGAGTTCCGATTGGAAAACGTTTTCGATGCCTTCGTGATATTTTGTCCTCACAGTGTCTTGCCGAGCAAAGTTGTGAGGGCAAATCGATCAGCCTCACTGTGCTGAATGGTCTGTCCATGCAGCTGCCAAGCACTGCATGGGGCAAAGCGTTCATTTCGGAAAATGGGCGGGATGGACGCTTTCCCTTTTTTAGGAGAAGGGGGCGATGCGTTTTCAATATCCCAATGATCGTTTGCAAGAGTTGCTACCGTCCGATGCGGAGCGAGATGCTTCGTGTTTGAAGGATTGGATGAAATGGCTGCAGTCGGAAATGCAGGAATCGGAAGAAGTGCTGTGGAATCGATACTTCCGTTACTTGCGTGCGAAAGCTCGTGGCAACTTGCTAGCAACCCATTCACATCGGCCCTCGGGTATCGAACAGTTCGCGGTCAATTGTCTTTTTGTCGGGACGCGAGAGAGTCGATTTCCGAGCTGGAGCGAAAAAGGTGATCTCTGGAAACCACTCTTGTGGCAAGCTGCCCAGCATGTGCTGGAATCCGACCGAGGTATTCACGGTCATACGCCCCACAATGTTCGCTTTCGAGAGTGCTTAGGGCTCGAACCCTCCGCGCAGATTGTCCAAGCGTTTGCCAAATTGCTTGTTCTGCGGCTGAGTCATTTGCCAGATGCGCGGACGTTATTGGTGGCACGCCTATTTCTAGAAGGAACATCCTCGCAGCAGATCGGGGAAATTCTCAACCTTTCGTCTCGTGAAGTTGCGGAACAGTTGGAACAGATTCGTCTACGATGGCAAATGAGAAGTGGCGAGGGGCTGCACGACTTTGCTCGGTGAGAAACGTATCTTGTTCGGTCGAAAGAGCTTCCGATTCGCTGTTCATGGCGGCTGAATAATTCTACGGGAATTTGAAATCTGCATTAGGCTTTGTGTCGTCGTCTTGGGTAGGGGAGATTGCGTCCCCCGCTTATTCATCGATCGATTCCCAGGAGACGAATCATGCGTGCAATTTTGGCAACTTCCGTATTGCTTTGTGGGCTTGGATTTTTGATCGCTGGAACCGTACTGCAGCGGGAATCTACGGCGGCAAATGTCAATGAAGAAAACCCCCAGATCGACTATCAAGGTTTCCTAAAACAGGCCCAAGAGGTTGCTCAGGTACGCGAGAAACGGCGTATCTCGGAAGCGGAGTTTCTGCGGATGCTGGAAGACTCTGAAACCGTGTTTCTCGATGCCCGTAGCAAAGCGATGTACGATTTGTTGCATGTGAAGGGAGCCGTTCACATTTCGCTGCCAGATATGACGGAAGAAGATTTGGCGAAAGTGATTCCTGATAAACAGACCAAAGTCGTAATTTACTGCAACAACAATTTCAAGAACGAGCCTACCGCATTCGCCACTAAGGCGCCTGTGGCATCGCTGAACTTGAATACTTA is a window of Bremerella sp. TYQ1 DNA encoding:
- a CDS encoding sialidase family protein produces the protein MPMNVPLSRRHFLAGTIGSLLASCHLSAAQPSDLLKQIETQTLWRNRDGKSTTWFHPRACLVPGPDEKPSVLMTMQEIAGSDYFGPVHWTMTDDKGETWTKPKLIPGFDRKPVAGHEGLMAGVCDVVPQYHPQTDTTLALGHCVYYRGPRFSHNDQLSLFPTYCVRKSDGTWSDRKKLAWNDPRGAFIYTNNCGQRVVLPDGDILLAFTFGPKASHRMVAGVRCGFDGETLEVKEVGPAIENRVKRGLLEPSVTQFQDKYFLTIRAEDDRGYVAVSDNGLHWEAKQPWCWDNGKPLTMSTTQQHWLTHSDGLYLVYTRKAEENQNVMRWRSPLYICQVDPEKRVLLRETERIALPLVGDGVRNPDDVALMGNFHTVHVSPHESWVTVGEWLPKRNAKGNTLLAKILWARPNNRWMA
- a CDS encoding helix-turn-helix transcriptional regulator codes for the protein MGRSATGVLTRPGILTQMLLDLDLQRSELAELLQVSVRTIHNIEYGRKPVNREVLDRLAVIVSQHWSQKYGSDQPKVLTADSFITEPDSVAAALLQYLGVRESDVLLVGENVAASTVSQPSTSGGKSPVDFGEVLSRMHQGFELSEMKEVQLLRDPNEQVVIVSSVMTAIHPRNRRELDFKAFLEIRMDGNQIISLESVYDTQLLATFMRTGQIPRSSRRSV
- a CDS encoding ECF-type sigma factor — protein: MRFQYPNDRLQELLPSDAERDASCLKDWMKWLQSEMQESEEVLWNRYFRYLRAKARGNLLATHSHRPSGIEQFAVNCLFVGTRESRFPSWSEKGDLWKPLLWQAAQHVLESDRGIHGHTPHNVRFRECLGLEPSAQIVQAFAKLLVLRLSHLPDARTLLVARLFLEGTSSQQIGEILNLSSREVAEQLEQIRLRWQMRSGEGLHDFAR
- a CDS encoding rhodanese-like domain-containing protein, whose protein sequence is MRAILATSVLLCGLGFLIAGTVLQRESTAANVNEENPQIDYQGFLKQAQEVAQVREKRRISEAEFLRMLEDSETVFLDARSKAMYDLLHVKGAVHISLPDMTEEDLAKVIPDKQTKVVIYCNNNFKNEPTAFATKAPVASLNLNTYNTLYSYGYRNIYELKPLLDRKTTKIPFAGSLVEDRK